The Uruburuella testudinis genome window below encodes:
- the serS gene encoding serine--tRNA ligase, whose protein sequence is MLDIQLLRNNTAAIAARLAERGYDFDTARFEAIEERRKALQVQTEELQAARNSTSKQIGALKGQGKHAEAETAMAEVAAIKAKLEQTAADFEAVQAELDHWLSGIPNLPHESVPQGKDESENIEVRKVGTPRVFDFDVQDHVDLGAPLGLDFEAGAALSGARFTVMKGQIARLHRALAQFMLDTHTLQHGYTEHYTPYIVNDSTLFGTGQLPKFGEDLFHVTRGGDESKLTQYLIPTAEVTLTNTVRDSILAADTLPLKLTAHSPCFRSEAGAYGKDVRGLIRQHQFDKVEMVQITHPDASYDALEEMVGHAEKILQLLELPYRVITLCTGDMGFGAAKTYDLEVWVPAQNTYREISSCSNCEDFQARRMKARFKDENGKNRLVHTLNGSGLAVGRTLVAVLENHQNADGSINIPAALQPYMGGVTKLQAK, encoded by the coding sequence ATGTTAGACATCCAATTGCTCCGCAACAATACCGCCGCGATTGCCGCCCGCCTGGCCGAGCGCGGTTATGATTTTGATACCGCCCGCTTCGAGGCCATCGAGGAGCGCCGCAAAGCGCTGCAAGTGCAAACTGAAGAGCTGCAAGCCGCGCGCAACAGCACGTCCAAACAAATCGGCGCACTCAAAGGCCAAGGCAAACATGCAGAAGCCGAAACCGCCATGGCCGAAGTGGCTGCGATTAAAGCAAAACTGGAGCAAACTGCCGCCGATTTCGAAGCAGTGCAGGCAGAATTGGATCACTGGCTCTCCGGCATCCCCAACCTGCCGCACGAAAGTGTGCCGCAAGGCAAAGACGAAAGTGAAAACATCGAAGTGCGCAAAGTGGGCACGCCGCGCGTATTCGACTTTGATGTGCAGGATCACGTTGATTTGGGCGCACCGCTCGGCCTGGATTTTGAAGCCGGTGCAGCTCTTTCCGGCGCACGCTTTACCGTGATGAAAGGCCAAATCGCCCGCCTGCACCGCGCGCTGGCACAATTCATGCTCGATACCCATACCCTGCAACACGGCTATACCGAGCATTACACGCCTTATATTGTGAACGACAGCACCCTCTTCGGCACCGGCCAGCTGCCCAAGTTTGGCGAAGATTTGTTCCACGTAACCCGCGGCGGCGATGAAAGCAAGCTGACTCAATACCTGATTCCCACCGCCGAAGTTACCCTCACCAACACCGTGCGCGACAGCATTCTGGCTGCCGACACCCTGCCGTTAAAATTAACCGCCCACTCGCCCTGCTTCCGCTCCGAAGCCGGCGCTTACGGCAAAGACGTGCGCGGCCTTATCCGCCAACACCAGTTTGACAAAGTGGAAATGGTGCAAATCACCCACCCCGATGCTTCTTATGATGCCCTTGAAGAAATGGTGGGTCATGCCGAAAAAATTCTGCAATTGTTGGAACTGCCTTACCGCGTGATTACCCTCTGCACCGGTGACATGGGCTTCGGCGCCGCCAAGACCTACGATTTGGAAGTCTGGGTGCCCGCGCAAAACACTTACCGCGAGATTTCCAGCTGCTCCAACTGTGAAGACTTTCAAGCACGCCGCATGAAAGCCCGCTTTAAAGACGAAAACGGCAAAAACCGCCTCGTGCACACCCTTAACGGCTCCGGCCTTGCTGTCGGCCGCACTTTAGTGGCCGTGTTGGAAAATCATCAAAACGCCGACGGCAGCATCAACATCCCGGCCGCGCTGCAACCCTACATGGGCGGCGTAACCAAACTGCAAGCAAAATAA
- a CDS encoding MlaC/ttg2D family ABC transporter substrate-binding protein, with protein sequence MNKLMAALMAAPIVMAAPAAMAAQTTQHPAQVQFQQNMDTVLAVARNKQLSEAQKIQRIERYADQYLDYQRISALAVGLPWRQFSAKQKTDFISAFKNMMIGMYSHAALMGAADAQVKLLPKIVDSGNNRVEVFTEIRTGSGNKYEVGYRLYKVGAVYKIYDIRVDGSSLVTVYRNQFNDLIKQQGVDGTIATLRSRGLKKVE encoded by the coding sequence ATGAATAAATTGATGGCGGCTTTGATGGCTGCGCCGATTGTGATGGCGGCACCGGCTGCAATGGCGGCGCAAACCACCCAGCATCCGGCGCAGGTGCAGTTTCAGCAGAATATGGATACGGTGTTGGCTGTGGCGCGCAACAAGCAGTTGAGCGAGGCGCAGAAGATTCAGCGCATCGAGCGCTATGCCGACCAATATTTGGATTACCAGCGTATTTCTGCGTTGGCCGTCGGCCTGCCGTGGCGCCAGTTCAGCGCCAAGCAGAAAACCGATTTTATCAGCGCGTTTAAAAACATGATGATCGGCATGTATTCCCACGCGGCTTTGATGGGCGCCGCTGATGCACAAGTGAAGCTGTTGCCCAAAATTGTCGACAGCGGCAATAACCGGGTGGAGGTGTTCACTGAAATCCGCACCGGCAGCGGCAATAAATATGAAGTGGGTTATCGGCTGTATAAAGTGGGTGCGGTGTATAAAATCTATGATATCCGGGTTGACGGCTCAAGCCTGGTTACGGTATACCGCAATCAGTTTAATGATTTAATCAAACAGCAGGGTGTTGACGGCACGATTGCCACATTGCGGTCGCGCGGTTTGAAAAAAGTGGAATAG
- the alaS gene encoding alanine--tRNA ligase, whose amino-acid sequence MKTAELRQKFLKFFESKGHQIVPSSSLVPHDDPTLLFTNAGMNQFKDVFLGFDKRAYSRATTAQKCVRAGGKHNDLENVGYTARHHTFFEMMGNFSFGDYFKKDAIHFAWEFLTSPEWLNLPKEKLLATVYADDDEAYNIWLNEIGMPSEKIIRIGDNKGERYASDNFWQMGDTGPCGPCSEIFYDHGDHIWGGPPGSAEEDGDRFIEIWNCVFMQFNRDESGTMNPLPKPSVDTGMGLERMAAVMQHVHANYEIDLFQNLLKAAARETGVEFSMEIPSLKVIADHIRACSFLIADGVLPSNEGRGYVLRRIIRRAVRHGYKLGQKQAFFYKLVKDLVAEMGAAYPELQEKQSQIAEALKNEETRFAQTLETGMALLEEALQGGVQKLDGVVIFKLYDTYGFPYDLTADICRERNIDMDEAGFEREMEAQRTRARAAQSFKANAQLTYEGCDTEFKGYSERQTEATIVALYKDGEPVNTLEEGDSGAVVIDFTPFYAESGGQVGDVGYIFSGDKRFEVRDTQKIKAAVTGQFGILVSGRLNVGDAVTAKIDNDVRNANMRNHSATHLMHRALRDVLGTHVEQKGSLVTAELTRFDISHPQAVTAEEIAEVERRVNAAILANVAVDAAVMSMEDAQKAGAMMLFGEKYGDEVRVLKMGDFSTELCGGTHVARTGDIGLFKIISEGGIAAGIRRLEAITGLNALQWAQNQERLVRDIIGEVKAQTEKDVLAKIQANAAQTKALEKALSQAKSELAVYAAAKLLDNAQDLAGASLVVAQIDAEAGALRDIVTDLTGKSDQAVVLLAAVNTGKVSLCAGVSKPLTAKVKAGDLVKFVAEQIGGKGGGRPDLAQAGGTDADKLPQALASVNDWVNGKLA is encoded by the coding sequence ATGAAAACCGCTGAATTACGCCAAAAATTCTTGAAATTCTTTGAAAGCAAAGGCCATCAGATTGTGCCTTCCTCATCGTTGGTGCCGCACGACGACCCCACGCTGCTGTTTACCAACGCCGGCATGAACCAGTTTAAAGACGTGTTTCTCGGTTTCGACAAACGCGCTTACAGCCGCGCCACTACCGCGCAAAAATGCGTGCGCGCCGGCGGCAAACACAACGATTTGGAAAACGTGGGCTACACCGCCCGCCACCATACTTTCTTTGAAATGATGGGCAATTTCAGCTTTGGCGATTATTTCAAAAAAGATGCCATTCATTTTGCTTGGGAATTCCTCACATCGCCCGAGTGGCTTAATCTGCCGAAAGAAAAACTGCTCGCCACCGTGTATGCCGATGATGATGAAGCCTACAATATCTGGTTGAACGAAATCGGTATGCCGTCTGAAAAAATCATCCGCATCGGCGACAACAAAGGCGAGCGCTATGCTTCCGACAATTTCTGGCAAATGGGCGACACCGGCCCTTGCGGCCCCTGTTCGGAAATTTTCTACGACCACGGCGACCACATTTGGGGCGGCCCGCCGGGAAGCGCCGAAGAAGACGGCGACCGCTTTATCGAAATCTGGAACTGCGTATTTATGCAGTTCAACCGCGACGAGAGCGGCACCATGAATCCGCTGCCCAAGCCGAGCGTAGATACCGGCATGGGCTTGGAGCGTATGGCGGCAGTGATGCAGCATGTGCACGCCAACTATGAAATCGATCTGTTTCAAAACCTGCTCAAAGCCGCCGCGCGCGAAACAGGCGTTGAATTCAGCATGGAAATCCCCAGCCTGAAAGTGATTGCCGACCACATCCGCGCCTGCTCGTTTCTGATTGCAGACGGCGTATTGCCGAGCAACGAAGGCCGCGGCTACGTGTTGCGCCGCATCATCCGCCGCGCCGTGCGCCACGGCTACAAACTCGGCCAAAAACAAGCCTTTTTCTATAAGCTGGTGAAAGATTTGGTGGCGGAAATGGGCGCAGCCTATCCCGAATTGCAAGAAAAACAAAGCCAAATTGCAGAAGCGCTCAAAAACGAAGAAACCCGGTTTGCGCAAACGCTGGAAACCGGTATGGCCTTGTTGGAAGAAGCTTTGCAAGGCGGCGTGCAAAAACTCGACGGCGTCGTGATTTTCAAACTTTACGACACTTACGGCTTCCCCTACGACCTCACCGCTGACATTTGCCGCGAGCGCAATATCGACATGGACGAAGCAGGATTCGAGCGCGAAATGGAAGCACAGCGCACCCGCGCCCGTGCCGCACAAAGCTTTAAAGCCAACGCCCAACTGACGTATGAAGGTTGTGATACCGAATTCAAAGGCTACAGCGAGCGCCAAACCGAAGCCACCATAGTTGCTTTGTATAAAGACGGCGAGCCGGTCAACACGCTGGAAGAAGGCGACAGCGGCGCAGTGGTGATTGATTTTACGCCGTTTTATGCCGAAAGCGGCGGCCAGGTGGGCGATGTCGGCTACATTTTCAGCGGCGACAAGCGTTTTGAAGTGCGCGATACCCAAAAAATCAAGGCTGCCGTTACCGGCCAGTTTGGTATTCTCGTTTCAGGCCGTCTGAACGTGGGCGATGCCGTTACCGCCAAAATCGACAACGATGTGCGCAACGCCAATATGCGCAACCACAGCGCCACCCACCTGATGCACCGCGCCCTGCGCGATGTGCTCGGCACCCATGTCGAACAAAAAGGCTCGCTGGTAACTGCCGAGCTGACCCGCTTCGATATTTCCCATCCGCAAGCCGTAACGGCCGAAGAAATTGCCGAAGTCGAGCGTCGCGTGAATGCCGCCATTCTCGCCAACGTGGCCGTGGATGCGGCTGTGATGAGCATGGAAGACGCGCAAAAAGCCGGCGCGATGATGCTGTTTGGCGAAAAATACGGCGACGAAGTGCGCGTGTTGAAAATGGGCGATTTCTCCACTGAACTCTGCGGCGGCACCCACGTTGCCCGCACCGGCGATATCGGCCTGTTTAAAATTATCAGCGAAGGCGGTATCGCCGCCGGCATCCGCCGCCTCGAAGCCATCACCGGCCTGAATGCTTTGCAGTGGGCGCAAAATCAAGAGCGTTTGGTGCGCGACATCATCGGCGAAGTAAAAGCGCAAACCGAAAAAGACGTGCTCGCCAAAATTCAGGCCAACGCCGCCCAAACCAAAGCGCTGGAAAAAGCCTTGTCGCAAGCCAAAAGCGAGTTGGCCGTATATGCCGCGGCCAAACTGCTCGATAACGCCCAAGACCTCGCCGGCGCCTCGCTGGTAGTCGCCCAAATCGATGCCGAAGCAGGCGCATTGCGCGATATCGTGACCGACCTCACCGGCAAATCTGATCAAGCCGTGGTGCTGCTGGCTGCGGTAAATACAGGCAAAGTCTCCCTCTGCGCCGGTGTATCGAAACCGCTTACCGCCAAAGTGAAAGCGGGCGACTTGGTGAAATTTGTTGCCGAGCAAATCGGCGGCAAAGGCGGCGGCCGTCCTGATTTGGCGCAAGCAGGCGGCACCGATGCCGATAAACTGCCGCAGGCGCTGGCCAGCGTGAACGACTGGGTTAACGGCAAGCTGGCTTGA
- a CDS encoding polyamine ABC transporter substrate-binding protein: MVKKLSLLGLVVLALSACGDKSNEKPPSAAASASEGAPAAALPETASLKIYNWSDYVDPETIADFEKKYGVKVTYDVYDSDEALEAKVLSGKSGYDIAGPSNAFIGRQIKAGAYQKLDKSLITNYKNINPKLLALMQEVDPGNDYAVPFFWGTNTFAINTERVKKALGSDTLPDNQWDLVFNPEYTAKLKQCGISYLDSAAEIYPMVLNYMGKNPNSSNLDDIKAATDLLKQNRPNIKRFTSSGFIDDLARGDTCVTIGFGGDLNIAKRRAEESGGKEKIRVMMPKEGVGIWIDSYVIPHDAANLLNAHRYINESLAPEVAAKNGNYVTYAPASLPARALMDAEYRDDNTVFPSDEDMANSFIMVPIEPESLKFMVRQWQGIKAGK, translated from the coding sequence ATGGTTAAAAAATTATCATTACTCGGCCTTGTGGTGCTGGCACTTTCGGCTTGCGGCGACAAGTCGAACGAAAAACCCCCAAGCGCCGCGGCTTCCGCATCCGAAGGCGCACCGGCCGCCGCCCTGCCCGAAACGGCCTCTCTGAAAATCTACAACTGGTCGGATTATGTCGACCCTGAAACCATCGCCGATTTCGAAAAAAAATACGGCGTTAAAGTGACTTACGATGTGTACGACAGCGATGAAGCCTTGGAAGCCAAAGTGCTTTCCGGCAAATCCGGCTACGACATCGCCGGCCCTTCCAATGCCTTTATCGGCCGCCAAATCAAAGCCGGCGCCTATCAAAAACTTGATAAAAGCCTGATTACCAATTATAAAAACATCAACCCCAAGCTTTTAGCGCTGATGCAGGAAGTCGACCCGGGCAACGATTATGCCGTGCCTTTTTTCTGGGGCACCAACACCTTTGCCATCAACACCGAACGTGTGAAAAAAGCGCTCGGCAGCGACACTTTGCCTGATAACCAATGGGATTTGGTGTTCAATCCCGAATACACCGCCAAGCTGAAACAATGCGGCATCAGCTATCTCGACAGCGCCGCCGAAATCTACCCGATGGTGCTCAACTATATGGGCAAAAACCCCAACAGCAGCAATCTGGACGACATCAAAGCCGCCACCGATTTGCTCAAACAAAACCGCCCGAATATCAAACGCTTCACCTCATCGGGCTTTATCGACGACCTCGCCCGCGGCGACACCTGCGTCACCATCGGCTTCGGCGGTGATTTGAACATCGCCAAACGCCGCGCCGAAGAAAGCGGCGGCAAAGAGAAAATCCGGGTGATGATGCCGAAAGAAGGCGTGGGCATCTGGATCGATTCGTATGTGATTCCGCACGATGCAGCCAATCTGCTCAACGCCCACCGCTACATCAACGAAAGTCTCGCACCCGAAGTCGCCGCTAAAAACGGCAATTACGTAACCTACGCCCCCGCCAGCCTGCCCGCACGCGCGCTGATGGATGCCGAATACCGCGACGACAACACTGTATTCCCCAGCGATGAAGACATGGCCAACAGCTTCATTATGGTGCCTATCGAGCCTGAAAGCCTGAAATTTATGGTGCGCCAGTGGCAGGGCATCAAAGCCGGCAAATAA
- the trkA gene encoding Trk system potassium transporter TrkA, which produces MKILILGSGQVGSTVAHNLAAIPNNDVTIIDIDENALRNLGSKLDVQTLVGNGASPVVLERAGAGDADLILALTRSDETNLVACKIAADWFNIPSRLARVRSTDYVEFGSEEADIENSLALFEITESISPEQLVTERLAGLLNYTSALQVLRFAEDKAKMVIVQAHKGGLLVNKEISQINRHLPEGVDCQISAIYRNNRLIVPSAQTVIIEGDEVCFVAAANNVQAIMRELRPLEQRTRKVMIAGGGNIGYRLAKQMESKVDIKIIEYNPGRAEWLAEHLDNALVLNGSATDESLLTEEYIDEIDVFCALTNDDENNIMSSLLAKNLGAKRVIAIVNRSSYVDLLEGNKIDIVVSPHLVTIGSILAHIRRGDVVAVHPLRRGAAEAIEVVVHGDVKTSALVGRRVSEINWPQGCHFAALVRGKEVIMGHKEDAVMADGDHIIFFVSRRRVLRELEKLIQVKMGFFG; this is translated from the coding sequence GTGAAAATTTTGATACTCGGCAGCGGCCAGGTCGGCTCGACCGTGGCGCACAATCTGGCGGCCATACCCAATAACGATGTTACCATTATCGATATCGACGAGAATGCTTTGCGCAATTTGGGCAGCAAGCTCGATGTGCAGACCTTGGTCGGCAACGGTGCATCACCGGTGGTGTTGGAACGGGCGGGCGCCGGTGATGCTGATTTGATACTGGCGCTGACCCGCAGCGATGAAACCAATCTGGTGGCCTGCAAAATTGCGGCCGACTGGTTCAATATTCCCAGCCGGCTGGCGCGGGTGCGCTCTACCGATTATGTTGAATTCGGTTCGGAAGAGGCAGACATCGAAAACAGCCTGGCGCTGTTTGAAATTACAGAATCCATCAGCCCCGAGCAGCTGGTTACCGAACGGCTGGCCGGCCTGCTCAACTATACCAGCGCTTTGCAAGTGCTGCGTTTTGCCGAAGATAAAGCCAAAATGGTGATTGTGCAGGCGCACAAAGGCGGGCTGCTGGTGAATAAAGAAATTTCGCAGATCAACCGCCATCTGCCTGAGGGCGTCGATTGCCAAATCAGCGCCATCTACCGCAACAACCGCCTGATTGTGCCCTCGGCGCAGACGGTGATTATCGAGGGCGACGAAGTGTGTTTTGTGGCGGCTGCCAATAATGTGCAGGCGATTATGCGCGAATTGCGCCCGCTGGAGCAGCGCACCCGCAAAGTGATGATTGCCGGCGGCGGCAATATCGGCTACCGGTTGGCCAAACAGATGGAAAGTAAAGTCGATATCAAGATTATCGAATACAACCCCGGCAGAGCCGAATGGCTGGCCGAACATCTCGACAACGCCTTGGTGCTCAACGGCTCGGCCACTGATGAAAGCTTGCTGACTGAAGAATACATTGATGAAATCGATGTGTTTTGCGCACTTACCAACGATGATGAAAATAATATTATGTCGAGCCTGCTGGCAAAAAATCTGGGAGCCAAGCGCGTGATTGCGATTGTTAACCGCTCCAGCTATGTGGATTTGCTCGAAGGCAATAAAATCGATATCGTGGTGTCGCCGCACTTGGTGACCATCGGCTCGATTTTGGCGCATATCCGCCGCGGCGATGTGGTGGCGGTGCACCCGCTGCGGCGCGGTGCGGCAGAGGCGATTGAAGTGGTGGTGCACGGCGATGTGAAAACTTCGGCGTTGGTCGGCCGCCGCGTATCCGAAATCAATTGGCCGCAAGGTTGCCATTTTGCCGCACTGGTGCGCGGAAAAGAGGTGATTATGGGGCATAAGGAAGATGCGGTGATGGCTGATGGCGACCATATTATTTTCTTTGTGTCGCGCCGCCGTGTGTTGCGTGAATTAGAAAAGCTGATTCAGGTAAAAATGGGCTTTTTCGGTTGA
- a CDS encoding fumarate hydratase, which yields MTVIRQEDFIQSIADAFQFISYYHPVDYIQALTRAWEKEQNPAAKDAMAQILVNSRMCAEGHRPICQDTGIATVFLKVGMNVQWNAQMSVQEMVNEGVRRAYTHPDNTLRASVLADPAGKRINTKDNTPAVVHMEIVAGDKVEVTCAAKGGGSENKSKLAMLNPSDSIVDWVLKTIPTMGAGWCPPGILGIGIGGTPEKAMLLAKESLMSHVDIQELQDKAASGAELSAVEALRLELYEKVNALGIGAQGLGGLTTVLDVKILDYPTHAAGKPVAMIPNCAATRHVEFELDGSGPVELTPPSLDDWPDITYSPDNGIRVNVDEISKADVAQWKTGDVLLLNGKIYTGRDAAHKRMVDMLNKGEKLPVDFTDKIIYYVGPVDPVRDEVVGPAGPTTATRMDKFTRQMLEQTGLLGMIGKSERGAEACKAIADNNAVYLMAVGGSAYLVAKAIKEAKVVAFPELGMEAIYEFEVKDMPVTVAVDSSGTSVHAIAPKQWQAKIGIIPVEA from the coding sequence ATGACCGTCATCCGACAAGAAGACTTCATCCAAAGCATCGCCGATGCCTTCCAATTTATCAGCTACTACCACCCCGTCGACTACATTCAGGCGCTCACCCGCGCGTGGGAAAAAGAACAAAATCCCGCCGCTAAAGACGCCATGGCCCAAATCCTCGTCAACAGCCGCATGTGTGCCGAAGGCCACCGCCCCATCTGCCAAGACACCGGCATCGCCACCGTGTTTCTCAAAGTGGGCATGAATGTGCAGTGGAATGCGCAAATGAGCGTGCAAGAGATGGTCAACGAAGGCGTGCGCCGCGCCTACACCCATCCCGACAACACCTTGCGCGCTTCGGTATTGGCCGACCCCGCCGGCAAACGCATCAACACCAAAGACAACACCCCCGCCGTGGTGCACATGGAAATCGTGGCCGGCGACAAAGTGGAAGTCACTTGCGCGGCCAAAGGCGGCGGCTCGGAAAACAAATCCAAGCTGGCCATGCTCAACCCTTCCGATTCCATTGTCGACTGGGTGTTGAAAACCATCCCCACCATGGGCGCCGGTTGGTGTCCGCCCGGCATTTTGGGCATCGGCATCGGCGGCACGCCTGAAAAAGCCATGCTGCTGGCGAAAGAATCGCTGATGAGCCATGTCGACATTCAAGAGCTGCAAGACAAAGCAGCCTCGGGCGCCGAGCTTTCCGCCGTAGAAGCCCTGCGCTTGGAGCTGTATGAAAAAGTAAACGCACTGGGCATCGGCGCTCAAGGTTTGGGCGGCCTGACCACCGTGTTGGATGTCAAAATCCTCGACTACCCCACCCACGCAGCCGGCAAACCGGTGGCGATGATTCCCAACTGCGCCGCCACCCGCCACGTAGAATTCGAATTAGACGGCTCCGGCCCCGTCGAACTCACCCCGCCCTCGCTCGACGACTGGCCTGATATCACCTACAGCCCGGATAACGGCATCCGCGTCAATGTCGACGAAATCAGCAAAGCCGACGTGGCGCAATGGAAAACCGGCGACGTGTTGCTGCTCAACGGCAAAATCTACACCGGCCGCGATGCCGCGCACAAACGCATGGTCGATATGCTCAATAAAGGCGAAAAACTGCCGGTCGACTTTACCGACAAAATCATCTATTACGTCGGCCCCGTCGACCCCGTGCGCGACGAAGTAGTCGGCCCCGCCGGCCCCACCACCGCCACCCGCATGGACAAATTCACCCGCCAAATGCTCGAACAAACCGGCCTCTTGGGCATGATCGGCAAATCGGAACGCGGTGCCGAAGCCTGCAAAGCGATTGCCGACAACAACGCCGTGTATCTGATGGCAGTCGGCGGCTCGGCTTATCTGGTGGCCAAAGCGATTAAAGAAGCCAAAGTCGTGGCCTTCCCCGAATTGGGCATGGAAGCGATTTATGAATTTGAAGTGAAAGATATGCCGGTTACGGTGGCGGTCGACAGCAGCGGCACATCCGTGCATGCGATTGCGCCGAAACAATGGCAGGCTAAAATCGGCATTATTCCGGTGGAAGCGTAA
- a CDS encoding DASS family sodium-coupled anion symporter, with product MGFKPIPTAVSVVLALLIWFAIPVPEGVTPEAWHLLALFVGVVAAIIGKAMPIGAVAMIAITLVALSGVTSDNPAQAARDALSSLNHPLIWMIGVAIMISRGLLKTGLGMRFGYMFIAIWGKRTIGIAYSLAISDLMLAPITPSNTARGGAIVHPVMRAIATSFESEPEKGTENRMGKYLALVNYHANIICCSMFITATAPNPLVVELIAKATDSQISISWGTWALAMLVPGLLALFVMPLILYWMYPPEIKKTPNATQFAKERLREMGPMSRGEWIMLVIFALLLALWAGIPAMILGDAWAVNATTTAFIGLSLLLISGVLTWDEVLKEKSAWDTITWFAALVMMATFLNKLGLIAWFSGLLESSISGLGLNWVAGCSLLMLAYLYAHYMFASGTAHVTAMFGAFYAAGLALGAPPMLFALMMAAATSIMMSLTHYASGSSPVIFGSGYVNMKEWWKAGFLMSLFELLVFGTVGLMWWKALGYW from the coding sequence ATGGGCTTTAAACCGATTCCTACTGCTGTCTCGGTCGTGTTGGCGCTGCTTATCTGGTTCGCCATTCCGGTGCCGGAGGGTGTTACGCCGGAAGCTTGGCATCTGCTGGCATTGTTTGTGGGTGTGGTGGCTGCCATTATCGGCAAAGCCATGCCGATTGGTGCGGTGGCCATGATTGCCATCACGCTGGTGGCCTTGAGCGGCGTAACCAGCGACAACCCTGCGCAAGCAGCCAGAGATGCTTTGAGCAGCCTGAATCATCCGCTGATTTGGATGATCGGCGTGGCCATTATGATTTCGCGCGGGTTGCTGAAAACCGGCTTGGGCATGCGTTTCGGCTATATGTTTATCGCGATTTGGGGCAAGCGCACCATCGGTATCGCCTACAGCCTGGCGATTTCCGACCTGATGCTGGCACCGATTACGCCGAGCAACACCGCCCGCGGCGGTGCCATTGTGCACCCGGTGATGCGGGCGATTGCCACCAGCTTTGAATCCGAGCCGGAAAAGGGCACCGAAAACCGTATGGGCAAATATCTGGCGCTGGTGAATTATCATGCCAATATTATTTGTTGTTCCATGTTTATCACTGCCACCGCCCCCAATCCGCTGGTGGTGGAGTTGATTGCCAAAGCCACTGATTCGCAGATTTCGATTTCGTGGGGCACTTGGGCGCTGGCGATGCTGGTGCCGGGTTTGCTGGCATTGTTTGTGATGCCGTTGATTCTTTACTGGATGTATCCGCCCGAAATCAAGAAAACCCCGAATGCTACCCAGTTTGCCAAAGAGCGTTTGCGTGAAATGGGGCCGATGAGCCGCGGCGAATGGATTATGCTGGTGATTTTTGCCCTGCTGCTGGCGCTGTGGGCAGGGATTCCGGCCATGATTTTGGGCGACGCTTGGGCGGTTAATGCCACCACCACTGCGTTTATCGGCCTTTCATTGTTGTTAATCAGCGGTGTGCTGACCTGGGATGAAGTGCTGAAAGAAAAAAGCGCATGGGATACCATTACCTGGTTTGCCGCGCTGGTGATGATGGCAACGTTTCTGAACAAGCTCGGCCTGATTGCCTGGTTTTCCGGCCTGTTGGAAAGCAGTATTTCCGGCTTGGGCCTCAATTGGGTGGCCGGTTGCAGCCTGCTGATGCTGGCTTATCTCTACGCACATTATATGTTTGCCAGCGGCACCGCCCACGTAACCGCTATGTTCGGCGCGTTTTACGCTGCCGGTTTGGCGCTGGGCGCACCGCCGATGCTGTTTGCTCTGATGATGGCGGCCGCTACTTCTATCATGATGTCGCTGACCCATTATGCATCAGGCTCTTCGCCGGTGATTTTCGGTTCGGGTTATGTAAACATGAAAGAGTGGTGGAAAGCCGGTTTTCTGATGAGCTTGTTTGAATTGCTGGTATTCGGCACCGTAGGCCTGATGTGGTGGAAAGCTTTGGGCTATTGGTAA